A window of Malania oleifera isolate guangnan ecotype guangnan chromosome 2, ASM2987363v1, whole genome shotgun sequence genomic DNA:
ACAACTATAACaatataaagaaaacaataataaatgcaacgacaccaggaattacgtggttcggcaaaacctactATCATTGGAGTAATCgacaagagatttcactatgaagataAAAAATTACAtactacaatgatcttctcttcttctctcaccCCCTCTCATtctcttacatgtcaaaatatgcccagaagcaAACCCTCGGAGGTTTCTCTCCAATagcccaaccaccccaacgttcaaattcaaaatttgaatttcttcttgCAGCTCAggtgcacttgtcgacgagaacaagaGATTCGTTGATGAGTCAAAGAAGCCCACTCGTTGACTAATctatcatctcgtcgacgagtcttctacTATGAGATTTTTtggctctcggtatctactcattgacgaacacagggtactcgtcgacAAGCCTTCTGTTGTTCTGCACCAACATATGTTTTTCCTCCATTTTGTTTATAACCCCccacaaagtataagagccacattATAAACAACATTCCATATGCTCATATTTATTAAGCATAAAATCAATTAGTATTAGGTCTATTGATCAAGGACTAGTCCCGCACTCTTAACTCTTAACTCCCACACTCAGTTTTCTTGTGATTGAAACAAAAGTTTCTAAACTCATgctcagaaaagaaaaaaaattataattttgtgattaattattaaatatttaatatatttctaaattatattttaaaaataactattataaaaataaattattttaaaaaatttatataagagATAAGAATGACAAATTATTCACCATTCACTACAAATTATCAAAACCATCGTAAATCCgcaatttaaataaattaaatatgaattgGAGTATCTCACCCGATAATCGTCCGTTCCGCTTTTCAAAGTCTAACCGAGCACAGCTACGAGTCTAGTTGGCGCGGGAGGGCTGAGGTGGGTTTTACAgaggttttagggcttaagggAAAACTCGGTCCGAAACAATGGCTGCTTCTGTTGCGGGAAGATCCGCATTTCTACGAATAGTATCTAGAACGAAAATGACAAACTCAAGAACGACTGTAACAAGATTCTCGATGTCCCAGTCTCGAATTTCTCCGACTGGATCTTCTTTCTCAAGGTTCTACTTTATCTTGTACTGTTTTGGTCTTTGCATTTATTCGAATGCAAACTCGGCTAGTCTCTCCAAAATTCTTTCTTCACATTGATTTCACTTCCCCCTTTTGAAGGTTCCTCCGACGGGAATTGAGCACGCTTCTTCCCGTCCACAGTGCAATTGCGTCTGCCTGCCTCGTTTCCAAGCTTCCGTCCGAACTGAGCGCGTCCATTGAAGGTaacttttcttttctctctataGTTTCGACATTGGAGAGCATGCATTTgaaggttgaggaagtttctcgCAAAATTTTGGGTTTCTTAAGAATTTTGGAGtttttaattaattgttattGGATGTTCTGTTATTTAAGGGCCATTGACCCAACTGTAAGGTTTTTATAGCTGAACCTGAAAAATTATGGAAATAGCCTTTCCAAATGTGGAGGTAAGCCTGTAGACGTCATGCGCTTCCCAACATGGCGTGGGATTCTTGCACATTGGGTGTTGCACTGTTATGGTGTTATTTTATTTACTCTTGCATTATTTTTGGATGCAATATGCTTGGATATGAAATTGAGTGCATTTATACAGGATGTAATATACAATTGTatatagttttaatttttttcacacaATTCCAAATGTAAACATTCATTCCATGCTAAAATGCAGTGTTAGTATAATTCAATATCTTTGTTGACCTCTGGGAGttttttaattattcaattaGTGAAGTCGTCAACCATATTTCAATTTTTGAGTTCAAGCCAAAACATTCCATAAGGTTATTTTAAGCTAAAGTCaattaagaaacataatttctTAGCAAAATGAACTATGTATAGAAATGAGGAAAATCTCTTCTTCTAAACAGAGAAAGGATATCAAAAGAGATAAATGGGCATCCTATAAGGTCTAAGGTTAGGAGAATGCACCCTAAAAAACTCAAGTATAAATTTCACTCTCGATGaggaaattataaattatatcagGACATCTAAGAATCAAGCAAATATTTGCAACAAGATTCGTGTTCCCAGTGATCCTCATTTGTCCATTTGAGACATACCTATATTATTGGGCTTTCATGGAATCTCTCTCCTTAGTGATGTGCTCAAAGCCCCTTGATCTCACTTCCTTTAAGCTCCATGAAAGTAAATAGCTTAAAATTTGTTTTGCTAGGAAACTCAACTTGGTCAatattcaagagaaagaaaaaaaactatGGAATTTGGTTTCTATTAACCTCTCCAATCTGTGTCTAATTCTGGTTACTATATGAGTGCCACTAACCCCACCTTCCAATTTTCTAAAACAAGTTAGATGAGAAACATTTGCTCTATCTCTTGATGTTTTCCTTATGACAGGGTCacttggcattttttttttttttttttaaaaatggtcTAAATTTCTCTGGTTTGGGTTTTGAATCCCCATCtagaatcatttttttttttttttggtttttttttggaCAAAATACATTGATGTCCCTCGGTCCTACCCTAATGTTCAAAAAATCCCAAACCTTCCTTGAAGTTTAGCAAAAAGATGTGAActtgaagtttcaaaaatccCTTGGATCTTCCTATACATATGATTTTTTTGGGGCACTTATTCCTAGCCGTCCTCATTTTTTAATTCGTTCTAAATGATGTGGTATTCTTGTGATTGTCTTATGATATTTTGATATCTGCCTTTATCTAGAATCTAGTCTCCTTGTCCTATGATATTTTGAGGCATAGCCTAAAGATGCAATATGGGTTATCTGGAAACAGTTTCCAAGGACAAAAGTGAACGTAGAGTTTACTTTTTCTAGTAAGCGCTGACCAATCAGGGGAAATGACCATAACTTTCTCTACATAGCCTAAATTAAGCATTGTTCAATGCGTTGGAAAGTTGGTCTATGGACCTTCTGAATGTCACCTAATTTGCATAGAGAATGTGCTTGAGTTAATTTAGATTGACCACAACATTTCCTTAAATGTAATGCTGAAATTTATTTTATCCCATGTCGTCTTTGTATTTTGTCGCACTTTGGGTAGCGTAGAGATGTTATTGTATTAGGAGCTCATAAAAGGAAGGTACATGTGAGTAGAAAGTAACCTTTTGATTCATTTCCCTTATTATAGGTCAAATAATGTGTAGCTCAAATCTTATCTCTTTCTTTATTGTGTCCTTGAACTTTTTATAATTATCTTTTTGTACATTTTCATTGTTGCATCATTTGGTCTCAAAATTAGTGCTTTGCCTTCAACTATCTTCCTTATTTCTATGGTTGGAAAAAGAGAAGCGGCCGACATGACAATCCAATAATGGATGAAACAAGAGATGAGAGATACATTGAAATTTAAGTGTTTTGAAGACAAGTTGAACTTACAATGTGTCTTGAATGGCAAGGAGCTCGGAGTGTCATTCAAGCCATGATTAGTTGAGCTACGAGCCCAAAGATGTGAGTCCCTTTGCCCATCATCTAGCTCATGAGAAGACATTGGTGGATGGGTATTGTTGTTTAATGAACACCTTTGGATTTGATTTCCTAAAATTTCATGGTTGTTTGCATGTGGAGGAGTTTCTTGAATGGCTTAGTGCCGTTGAGAAATTATTGACTACaaagaaattttagaaaattagCAAGTGAAATTGGTGGAAACAAAGCTTTGTGTTTATGACTTGTGGCACGATGCAAGAGATGTATCTTCATAAAGTCGAAGGTCTCATCTTGACAAGTCACAGTGCAAGGGATATATCTTATTAAAGTCAAATATCTCATCTTGAGAGAAGATGAAATCTTGTCTGAATGAAAAATTCCTTCACATATTTGGAAGTGTCTTCTCTTAATTCAACAATCTTGCCAAGACAACACAAGGGTAATTGATTACATCAAGGAGTTCCACAATTTGCTAGCACTCAATGATGTTCTAGAAAGTGAATAACACCGTGTCCCTACATATGGCAATGGGAAGATAAACACACTTATGTCGAAGATAATGGTGAAAAAGTTGCACTTGAAGAAAGTGAGCATTTGATGTTTCACAAATCATTTGCTACTTGGAAAGAAGAATTCAaagataatt
This region includes:
- the LOC131149225 gene encoding uncharacterized protein LOC131149225 isoform X3; this encodes MAASVAGRSAFLRIVSRTKMTNSRTTVTRFSMSQSRISPTGSSFSRFLRRELSTLLPVHSAIASACLVSKLPSELSASIEGRFANYLSPI
- the LOC131149225 gene encoding uncharacterized protein LOC131149225 isoform X1; the encoded protein is MAASVAGRSAFLRIVSRTKMTNSRTTVTRFSMSQSRISPTGSSFSRFLRRELSTLLPVHSAIASACLVSKLPSELSASIEGNFSFLSIVSTLESMHLKVEEVSRKILGFLRILEFLINCYWMFCYLRAIDPTVRFL
- the LOC131149225 gene encoding uncharacterized protein LOC131149225 isoform X2; translated protein: MAASVAGRSAFLRIVSRTKMTNSRTTVTRFSMSQSRISPTGSSFSRFLRRELSTLLPVHSAIASACLVSKLPSELSASIEGTQDKGKRPTLVTIEEDDDVEVGEEEFISGRTPTIDAFDEDEEL